The Ensifer adhaerens genome contains a region encoding:
- the gfa gene encoding S-(hydroxymethyl)glutathione synthase has product MPGIAIHPSLDSGFKATNAAFSGGTLVCNCTSNPVKVRINGDIAHNHACGCTKCWKPDGAVFSVVAVAPTANVEVLENGDKLAVVDPDALIQRHACKACGVHMYGPVERDHAFKGLAFLHPERFQETGWAKPGFAAFVSSIIESGYDPAKMDGVRSRLRELGLEPYDCLNPVLMDVIATWTAKKSGALKSA; this is encoded by the coding sequence ATGCCAGGCATTGCCATCCATCCATCCCTCGACAGCGGGTTCAAGGCAACGAATGCCGCCTTTTCGGGCGGCACACTCGTCTGCAACTGCACGAGCAATCCCGTGAAGGTCCGCATCAACGGCGATATCGCGCACAACCATGCCTGTGGCTGCACCAAATGCTGGAAACCCGATGGCGCGGTGTTCTCAGTCGTTGCCGTCGCACCGACCGCCAATGTCGAGGTGCTGGAGAACGGCGACAAGCTCGCGGTGGTGGATCCTGATGCGCTGATCCAGCGCCATGCCTGCAAGGCGTGTGGCGTGCACATGTACGGCCCGGTCGAACGCGATCATGCGTTCAAGGGGCTTGCCTTCCTGCATCCCGAACGGTTCCAGGAAACGGGCTGGGCAAAACCCGGCTTTGCCGCCTTCGTCTCCTCGATCATCGAGAGCGGCTACGACCCGGCGAAGATGGATGGCGTGCGCAGTCGGCTGCGCGAACTGGGGCTCGAGCCCTATGACTGCCTCAACCCCGTCCTGATGGACGTGATCGCCACATGGACGGCGAAGAAGAGCGGCGCGCTCAAGTCAGCCTGA
- a CDS encoding S-(hydroxymethyl)glutathione dehydrogenase/class III alcohol dehydrogenase: MDVRAAVAVQAGKPLEVMTVQLEGPKAGEVLIEVKATGICHTDDFTLSGADPEGLFPAILGHEGAGIVVDVGPGVTSVKKGDHVIPLYTPECRSCPSCLSRKTNLCTAIRSTQGQGLMPDGTSRFSIGKDKIHHYMGCSTFANYTVLPEIAVAKVNPDAPFDKICYIGCGVTTGIGAVINTAKVEMGATAIVFGLGGIGLNVIQGLRLAGADMIIGVDLNNDKKAWGERFGMTHFVNPKEVGDDIVPYLVNMTKRGADQIGGADYTFDCTGNTKVMRQALEASHRGWGKSVVIGVAGAGQEISTRPFQLVTGRSWMGTAFGGARGRTDVPKIVDWYMEGKIEIDPMITHTMPLEDINRGFELMHSGESIRSVVLY, translated from the coding sequence ATGGATGTACGCGCCGCCGTAGCCGTTCAGGCAGGCAAGCCGCTCGAAGTCATGACGGTTCAGCTCGAAGGCCCAAAGGCCGGCGAAGTGCTGATCGAGGTCAAGGCCACCGGCATCTGCCACACCGACGACTTCACCCTGTCGGGCGCCGACCCGGAAGGCCTGTTCCCGGCGATCCTCGGCCATGAGGGCGCCGGCATCGTCGTCGACGTCGGCCCGGGCGTCACCTCGGTGAAGAAGGGCGATCACGTCATTCCGCTCTATACGCCCGAGTGCCGCTCCTGCCCGTCGTGCCTGTCGCGCAAGACCAACCTGTGCACCGCCATCCGTTCGACCCAGGGGCAAGGCCTGATGCCGGACGGCACCTCGCGTTTTTCGATCGGCAAGGACAAGATCCACCACTACATGGGCTGCTCGACCTTCGCCAACTACACGGTGCTGCCGGAGATCGCGGTTGCCAAGGTCAACCCGGACGCCCCCTTCGACAAGATCTGCTACATCGGCTGCGGCGTCACCACCGGCATCGGCGCGGTGATCAACACCGCCAAGGTCGAGATGGGCGCGACCGCGATCGTCTTCGGTCTCGGCGGCATCGGCCTCAACGTCATCCAGGGCCTGCGTCTGGCCGGCGCCGACATGATCATCGGCGTCGACCTCAACAACGACAAGAAGGCCTGGGGCGAACGCTTCGGCATGACCCATTTCGTCAACCCCAAGGAGGTCGGCGACGACATCGTGCCTTACCTCGTCAACATGACCAAGCGCGGGGCCGACCAGATCGGCGGCGCCGACTACACCTTCGACTGCACCGGCAACACCAAGGTGATGCGCCAGGCGCTCGAAGCCTCGCACCGCGGCTGGGGCAAGTCGGTGGTCATCGGCGTTGCCGGCGCCGGCCAGGAGATCTCCACCCGGCCGTTCCAGCTGGTCACCGGCCGCAGCTGGATGGGCACGGCGTTTGGCGGCGCCCGCGGCCGCACCGACGTGCCGAAGATCGTCGACTGGTACATGGAGGGCAAGATCGAGATCGATCCGATGATCACCCACACCATGCCACTCGAGGACATCAACAGGGGCTTTGAACTGATGCATTCCGGCGAAAGCATCCGCTCGGTGGTGCTATACTGA
- a CDS encoding ABC transporter permease — MDLELAFFAVPTLAKGLWLTALLTASSVAIGFSIGLALAVMRLSKSKALSSFAKGYSTVFRGTPLLVQLFLFYYGLGQLSFVRDNPVLWWIIGDGAHCAVMALALNTAAYTSEILRGGLMSIPGGLVEAAQACGMSRLLRFRRITFPLAIRQALPAYGNELVLVVKGTSLASTITVLEITGHAKRLMSQTYAILEIFAIAGVLYLLINLVLITFVRLLEARLTSYLPR; from the coding sequence ATGGATCTCGAACTCGCTTTCTTCGCAGTTCCGACCCTTGCCAAGGGACTGTGGCTTACCGCCCTCCTGACGGCCTCTTCGGTCGCCATCGGCTTTAGCATCGGCCTGGCGCTAGCGGTCATGCGCCTGTCGAAAAGCAAGGCTCTGAGCAGCTTTGCCAAGGGATACAGCACCGTCTTTCGCGGTACGCCGCTCCTGGTACAGCTCTTCCTCTTCTATTACGGCCTCGGCCAGCTTTCCTTCGTGCGGGACAATCCCGTTCTCTGGTGGATCATCGGCGATGGCGCCCACTGCGCGGTCATGGCGCTCGCGCTCAACACTGCGGCCTATACGTCGGAGATTCTGCGCGGCGGCCTTATGTCCATTCCGGGAGGGCTCGTCGAAGCGGCACAGGCCTGCGGTATGTCGCGGCTGCTGCGCTTTCGCCGGATCACCTTCCCTCTCGCGATCCGGCAGGCGCTACCGGCCTACGGCAACGAACTCGTCCTCGTCGTGAAGGGAACGAGCCTTGCCTCCACCATCACCGTTCTGGAAATCACCGGCCATGCGAAACGGCTGATGAGCCAGACCTATGCGATCCTCGAAATATTCGCCATCGCCGGGGTGCTCTATCTGCTGATCAATCTGGTGCTGATCACGTTCGTTCGGCTCCTGGAAGCGCGTCTCACAAGCTACCTGCCCCGATAG
- a CDS encoding ABC transporter permease — protein MALGFWQVWEGGWISAILRGAVITIALGMASMAFGIVIGVACGLIKWARVFPLTLVVDFYTSIVRGVPELLIIYLLFFSSVEFVAQVAAAFGYEGLAGNGYAFTIAVVAIAAISGAYSTEVVRGALAAIPNGHIEAARALGIPGRRIFRRIIAPQMLRIAVPGMNNVWQTTIKDTALVSVVGLQELMRAAFVGAGSTRNPFIFYFIAALVYLAITLVSQGGFDWIERLLRPRTRK, from the coding sequence ATGGCACTTGGATTTTGGCAGGTATGGGAAGGCGGCTGGATCTCCGCGATCCTGCGTGGGGCGGTGATCACAATCGCGCTTGGCATGGCGAGCATGGCCTTTGGCATCGTCATCGGCGTTGCCTGTGGCCTCATCAAATGGGCGCGGGTTTTCCCGCTGACACTTGTCGTGGACTTCTACACGTCGATCGTGCGCGGCGTGCCGGAACTTCTCATCATCTATCTCCTTTTCTTCTCCTCGGTCGAGTTCGTGGCCCAGGTCGCAGCGGCGTTCGGTTATGAAGGACTGGCCGGCAACGGTTACGCCTTCACCATCGCGGTCGTCGCGATTGCTGCCATTTCGGGAGCCTATTCGACGGAGGTGGTGCGCGGGGCGCTCGCGGCTATTCCCAACGGACATATCGAGGCGGCGCGGGCGCTCGGGATTCCGGGCAGACGCATCTTCCGCCGGATCATAGCCCCGCAGATGCTGCGGATTGCTGTGCCGGGCATGAACAATGTCTGGCAGACCACCATCAAGGATACTGCCCTCGTCTCCGTGGTCGGCTTACAGGAACTGATGCGTGCCGCCTTCGTCGGCGCGGGTTCAACCCGCAATCCCTTCATCTTCTATTTCATCGCCGCCCTCGTCTACCTTGCGATCACGCTGGTCAGCCAGGGTGGTTTCGACTGGATCGAACGCCTTCTGCGCCCCCGTACGAGGAAATAG
- a CDS encoding transporter substrate-binding domain-containing protein — translation MKLKSLLLATYFAAGLTAAQAADGELSIGTEGEYPPWSMADAAGNVTGFDADVGNLLCAKLEMKCHFVVQAFDGLIPALKAKRFDIIISGMSITAERKKQINFSVGYAELANMFVVKKDSDLAGVKDIETLLTSLDGRTVGVQAGTTHAHFMEKRAASAVLKTYDTLDQMQIDLASGRVEAAFADSSALQDFLGRPDGKDFQFVDVKVLSTFDPTLGEGIGVGIAQENTELKTRIDKALCELVADGSIGKASQTWFKTDISRPCQ, via the coding sequence ATGAAGCTGAAAAGTCTATTGCTCGCCACATACTTCGCTGCAGGCCTCACCGCGGCCCAGGCAGCCGATGGCGAATTGTCGATCGGAACGGAGGGTGAGTATCCGCCATGGAGCATGGCTGACGCCGCTGGCAACGTCACCGGTTTCGACGCGGATGTCGGAAACCTGCTCTGCGCCAAGCTGGAAATGAAATGTCATTTCGTCGTGCAGGCCTTCGATGGCCTCATTCCGGCACTGAAGGCCAAGCGTTTCGACATCATCATTTCCGGCATGTCGATCACCGCAGAGCGCAAGAAGCAAATCAACTTCTCGGTCGGCTATGCGGAACTCGCCAACATGTTCGTGGTGAAGAAGGATTCCGATCTGGCCGGTGTCAAGGACATCGAGACGCTGCTGACTTCGCTCGACGGCCGTACGGTCGGCGTCCAGGCCGGAACGACCCATGCGCATTTCATGGAAAAGCGAGCCGCCTCGGCGGTCCTTAAGACCTATGACACGCTCGATCAGATGCAGATCGATCTTGCGAGTGGCCGCGTCGAGGCGGCGTTTGCCGACTCTTCCGCGCTCCAGGACTTCCTGGGACGCCCCGACGGCAAGGACTTCCAGTTCGTCGACGTCAAGGTGCTGAGCACCTTCGACCCGACGCTCGGCGAGGGCATCGGCGTCGGTATCGCGCAGGAGAACACCGAACTGAAGACCCGCATCGACAAGGCGCTTTGCGAACTGGTCGCCGACGGCTCGATCGGCAAGGCAAGCCAGACCTGGTTCAAGACGGACATCTCCCGTCCCTGCCAGTAA